A single window of Onychomys torridus chromosome 8, mOncTor1.1, whole genome shotgun sequence DNA harbors:
- the LOC118589729 gene encoding protoheme IX farnesyltransferase, mitochondrial, with protein MNRTKNRPLVRGQISPLLAVSFATCCAVPGVALLTWGVNPLTGALGVFNIFLYTCCYTPLKRISIANTWVGAVVGAIPPVMGWTAATGSLDAGALLLGGILYSWQFPHFNALSWGLREDYSRGGYCMMSVTHPALCRRVALRHCLALIALSTAAPALDITTWAFPIISLPINLYISYLGFRFYVDADRRSSRKLFFCSLWHLPLLLLLMLTCKQQPDGEGNKGEAPS; from the exons CCCGCTGCTAGCTGTGTCCTTTGCCACCTGTTGTGCTGTGCCAGGAGTGGCCCTTCTGACCTGGGGAGTGAACCCACTCACAGGGGCCCTGGGGGTCTTCAACATTTTCCTCTACACCTGTTGTTACACACCGCTGAAGAGAATCAGCATCGCCAACACCTGGGTTGGAGCGGTGGTTGGAGCCATCCCACCTGTCATGGGCTGGACGGCCGCAACGGGAAGCCTTGATGCTG GAGCACTTCTTCTGGGAGGGATCCTGTACTCCTGGCAGTTCCCCCACTTCAACGCTCTGAGCTGGGGCCTCCGTGAAGACTACTCCCGAGGAGGCTACTGCATGATGTCCGTCACCCACCCAGCCCTCTGCCGGCGCGTGGCGCTGCGCCATTGCCTGGCCCTGATTGCTCTGTCGACTGCTGCCCCCGCCCTGGACATCACCACATGGGCCTTCCCCATCATCTCCCTCCCCATCAACCTGTACATTTCCTACCTCGGCTTCCGCTTCTACGTGGACGCAGACCGCCGGAGCTCAAGGAAACTGTTCTTCTGCAGCCTGTGGCACCTGCCCCTGCTGTTGTTGCTCATGCTCACCTGTAAGCAGCAGCCAGATGGAGAGGGGAACAAGGGAGAGGCTCCAAGCTGA